A genomic segment from Nymphalis io chromosome 7, ilAglIoxx1.1, whole genome shotgun sequence encodes:
- the LOC126769709 gene encoding synaptobrevin homolog YKT6 — MVRVYALAVLYKGVNSATVLKAAYDLQSFSFFQRSSVQEFMTFISKTVVERTQPASRQSVKEGEYMLQVYVRADNLAGVLISDQEYPNRVAHTLITKFLDEFAVKVPPNNWPTANETTVDFPVLPQYLAKYQNPKEADALTKIQNDLDETKIILHDTIKAVLERGEKLDDLVEKSDSLTTHSKAFYKTARKTNSCCNF; from the coding sequence ATGGTGAGAGTATACGCATTAGCAGTTCTCTATAAGGGAGTGAATAGTGCTACAGTATTAAAGGCTGCATACGATTTGCAGAGCTTCAGCTTCTTTCAGAGATCGTCTGTTCAAGAATTTATGACTTTCATAAGTAAAACTGTGGTAGAAAGAACACAACCAGCATCAAGGCAATCTGTCAAAGAGGGGGAATATATGCTCCAAGTTTATGTAAGAGCTGACAACTTGGCAGGAGTATTAATATCGGATCAAGAATATCCAAACAGAGTGGCACACACTCTAATAACAAAGTTTCTGGACGAATTTGCAGTCAAAGTGCCACCTAATAATTGGCCTACAGCAAATGAAACTACAGTAGACTTTCCTGTTTTGCCCCAGTATTTGGCCAAATACCAAAATCCTAAAGAAGCAGATGCCTTAACAAAGATACAGAATGATTTGGATGAGACTAAAATTATTCTCCACGATACCATCAAAGCAGTATTAGAAAGAGGTGAAAAGCTAGATGACTTGGTAGAAAAATCTGATAGTCTTACAACACACAGCAAAGCATTTTATAAGACAGCACGAAAAACTAACAGCTGTTGTAACTTCTGA